The window GGACCGTTTCGGCCAGCCGATGACGATCAAGCTGTCTGGCGAGGTCGAAGCCTGGTTCGAGGATGTCGTCGCCGACAAGGCGGACGACGCCCCGTCCGAGGACTGAGACGCGCCGGCCCACCTGGCGCCCGCTACAAACGAAAAAGCCCCGGCTCGCGCCGGGGCTTTTTCGTTTGTAGCGGTGCCGGTGCCTTTACTGGCCGAGCGACGCGGCGACCATTGCGAGGCCGTTGCCCGGGGTCCAGTCGTTGCTGGCCCACACCGGAGCGTCGAAGCTCGGCGCCTTGCGCGGCGCGGCGCCCTGGCCGGGATAGATGAAGCCCTGCACCGGGTTGGCGCGCAGGCCGAGGTCGCCGATCGGGGCGTACCACACGCGGACCATGCTCCAGTCGCCGGCGCTGCTCACGTCGACGACGCGCACGTTGCGTTCGATCTGGCCGCGGCGGCCGTTGATCGGCGACCAATTGGCATGGTCGATCAGGATTTCGCGGTCGCCGACGATCTTCTTCACGACGGCGACATGGCCGATCGGCATGCCGCGCGTGCCGGCGAACGCCATGACCGCGCCTTCGCGCGGTTCGTCGCCGCGGTCATACTGGCCCGCAGCCTGCGCCCACCAGGTGCCGGCGTTGCCGCGGATATCGACGCCCGATTCGGCGCGGGCGAACGGAACGCACTGGAGGTAGTTGGCGGCGGCGGCGGGGGTGCTGGTCAGGGCGGCGGCAAGCATCATCAGGCATGCGACAATGGCTGCTGAAAAGCGGCTGGCTGACATGGAAAGCGACCCCCGTTTGGCTTGTGTTCAAGCGTTGGAGCGTCTCTGCCACGGCTTTCGCCGCAAACCACCCGCCGCGCGACGAACTGCATCGGACGCGGGGTGAACCGGGGAACCTTTTGAAAGGCGGTTCGATTCGTCGCCGGACTCGCTCGCCTCGCCGCGTCAGGCGGCGGCGCTGGCCTGGCTGGCGGTCGGACGGAACAGCGTCAGCACATCGGTCGCCGGCATCGGGCGGCCGTAATAATAGCCCTGGATGTTGCGGCAGCCGAGCGCGCGAATCGTTTCAACCTCTAGTTCAGTCTCCGCGCCCTCCGCCGTCGTCGACATGCCGAGGCTGTCAGCGAGCGCGACGACGGCGCGGATGATCGCGATCGATTCGGTGATGCCCTTGGCGGCGCCAACGACGAAGCTGCGATCGACTTTGATCGTCGAAAATTGGGTCTTGCGCAGATAGCCGAGCGACGAATAGCCGGTACCGAAATCGTCGAGGCTGAGGCGGATGCCGAGTCCGATCAGCTGGTCGAGCAATTGCGCGGCGCCGCCGCCGTCGCGCAGGAACACGCTTTCGGTGACCTCGATCTCGAGCCGTTGCGGCGGCAGGCCGCTTTGCGCGAGTGCCGAGACGACGACCGAAGCGAAGGCGGGGTCGGTCAGCTGTTCGGCCGACACGTTGACCGCAACCTTGAGGTTCGACGGCCAGCGCATCGCTTCGTGACACGCGGTACGCAGCACCCATTCGCCGATCGGTGAGATCAGGCGGCTGTCCTCGGCGAGCGGAATGAAGCGGCCGGGCGAAACATTGCCGAGCTTCTGGTTGTTCCAGCGAATCAGCGCTTCGAAGCCGTTCAGCATTCCGTCCTCGGCGGTGACGACCGGCTGGTAATAAAGTTCGAACTCGCGCCGTTCGAGCGCGCCGCGCAATTCCTGTTCCATCACGCGCCGTTCCTCGGCCTGGGCATGGAGCGAGGCGACATAGGCGGCGACGACGTTGCCGCCCTTGTCCTTGGACTTGTAGAGCGCCAGGTCGGCGTTGCGGGTCAGCGTCTCGACCGTAGCGCCGTCCTGCGGCCCGACCGCGAAGCCGATGCTGGCACCGACGAACAACTGGTGATTGTCGACCACATAGGGGCGGCTGAGCGCCGCGATGATGCGCTGGCCCAGTGCTTCGGCATCGCTCGCGGTCGGCACATGGTGGAGGATGATGGCGAATTCGTCGCCGCCCAGCCGGCCGCAGGTCATGCCGCGGTCCATCATACCCTTCAGCCGCGCCGCGACCTGCGCCAGCAATTTGTCGCCGACGGGGTGGCCGAGCGTATCGTTGACCGCTTTGAAGCGGTCGAGGTCGAGCATCAGCATCGCGCAGCGCGTCTTGGCATCGATCGCATGGTTCAGCGCGCGCTCGAGATCCTCGTTGAGGCTGAGCCGGTTCGGCAAGCCGGTGAGGTTGTCGAAGCGCGCCATCTTGGCGATCTGTTCGGCCGAGGCGCGCTGTTCGGTGACGTCCGATCCGACCCCGCGAAAGCCTAGGAACTTGCCCGCTTCGTCGAGGCGCGGTGACGCCGACAATTCCCACCAGCGCGGCGCGCCGTCGATGGTGACAGGGACGATCAGGTTCGAAAAACTCTCGCGCCGCTTCATCCGCTCGGCCATGTCGTGCAGGCTCTTGGGGAAGTTCCCGGTCTCCCACGCATCGCCCGACAGCGCCTGAAGCAGCGGCAGGCCTTCGAGCT is drawn from Sphingopyxis sp. OPL5 and contains these coding sequences:
- a CDS encoding CHAP domain-containing protein; translation: MLAAALTSTPAAAANYLQCVPFARAESGVDIRGNAGTWWAQAAGQYDRGDEPREGAVMAFAGTRGMPIGHVAVVKKIVGDREILIDHANWSPINGRRGQIERNVRVVDVSSAGDWSMVRVWYAPIGDLGLRANPVQGFIYPGQGAAPRKAPSFDAPVWASNDWTPGNGLAMVAASLGQ
- a CDS encoding putative bifunctional diguanylate cyclase/phosphodiesterase, which produces MTRVANDPIPTDDIPARALLGLNRRDEDIGDLRRLQLAPLRGQGKLRLVMGLGMTIVAVLTMVSAVPMAVVGGWAIATILFSLWSWQVVSRLPLGEIHHTGAAEFNLCNRHAIYSAVVWSAPFWLQGLHPSLDHLLSMWTVALLMMLTLAIVAHTLPMACLLFIMPVSLSAAGALVFAGAPAHAGVAIAAGAMLTGFCIRFGQSHIRFRRAEAVLHEKTETVSLLLREFEETSADWLWQTDNSRRLVHVSPRLAFAIGAPADQLEGLPLLQALSGDAWETGNFPKSLHDMAERMKRRESFSNLIVPVTIDGAPRWWELSASPRLDEAGKFLGFRGVGSDVTEQRASAEQIAKMARFDNLTGLPNRLSLNEDLERALNHAIDAKTRCAMLMLDLDRFKAVNDTLGHPVGDKLLAQVAARLKGMMDRGMTCGRLGGDEFAIILHHVPTASDAEALGQRIIAALSRPYVVDNHQLFVGASIGFAVGPQDGATVETLTRNADLALYKSKDKGGNVVAAYVASLHAQAEERRVMEQELRGALERREFELYYQPVVTAEDGMLNGFEALIRWNNQKLGNVSPGRFIPLAEDSRLISPIGEWVLRTACHEAMRWPSNLKVAVNVSAEQLTDPAFASVVVSALAQSGLPPQRLEIEVTESVFLRDGGGAAQLLDQLIGLGIRLSLDDFGTGYSSLGYLRKTQFSTIKVDRSFVVGAAKGITESIAIIRAVVALADSLGMSTTAEGAETELEVETIRALGCRNIQGYYYGRPMPATDVLTLFRPTASQASAAA